A DNA window from Carassius gibelio isolate Cgi1373 ecotype wild population from Czech Republic chromosome A6, carGib1.2-hapl.c, whole genome shotgun sequence contains the following coding sequences:
- the LOC128015201 gene encoding odorant receptor 131-2-like: MNISLGSNITQPKYQRDSFSSAVTRNVIVVGLCISINYINGTLVHTFIKHEIFKGNPRYILFIHMVFNDMIQLMIAVILHILSYTVFTLNVSFCCVLLMSCIFTTLNTPLNLASMAIERYIAICNPLRHAQICTIRKTYTLIGLIWVLSAIQVLPDLFILLATKPLIFFYSSIPCIRDYVFDNPYIVDKRNVVYIIYLTFVWLTIVYTYLKIMFVAKATNSDAHKARSTIILHGIQLLMCMLTFIGPFLDRLLAEMFPQFIVDMRFSSYLVIQIMPRFISPVVYGLRDQMFCKYLKRYLLCTMFKMRRKLQNIQPSGNLPKVSNKSM; the protein is encoded by the exons atgaacatttcactAGGGAGTAACATCACACAACCCAAGTATCAGAGGGACAGCTTTAGCTCAGCGGTGACTAGGAATGTGATCGTGGTCGGTTTGTGCATCTCCATCAACTATATCAATGGCACGCTCGTCCACACCTTCATCAAGCATGAGATCTTCAAAGGAAACCCTCGCTACATTCTCTTCATTCACATGGTGTTCAATGACATGATTCAGCTGATGATTGCAGTCATCCTTCACATTTTAAGCTACACTGTGTTTACTCTCAATGTCTCTTTCTGCTGTGTTTTATTGATGAgt tgtatattCACAACTCTCAACACACCACTGAATCTTGCTTCTATGGCTATAGAGCGCTATATAGCCATATGCAACCCTTTACGTCATGCTCAGATCTGTACCATACGTAAAACGTACACCCTTATCGGTCTGATCTGGGTCCTGAGTGCCATTCAGGTTTTACCAGACTTGTTCATCCTGTTGGCTACAAAACCTCTAATCTTCTTCTACAGCAGCATCCCCTGCATCAGAGATTATGTGTTTGATAACCCATATATAGTAGATAAGAGAAATGTTGTGTACATCATTTACCTGACCTTTGTGTGGCTCACTATAGTGTATACTTACTTGAAGATCATGTTTGTTGCAAAGGCCACGAACTCAGATGCTCATAAAGCTCGGAGTACCATCATCCTACATGGGATCCAGCTTCTGATGTGCATGCTAACGTTTATCGGGCCCTTCCTGGACAGGCTGCTGGCAGAAATGTTTCCACAATTTATTGTAGATATGAGATTCTCAAGCTATTTAGTCATCCAGATAATGCCCAGGTTTATCAGTCCAGTTGTGTACGGCTTGAGagatcaaatgttttgcaaatactTGAAAAGATACTTACTGTGCACAATGTTCAAGATGAGGAGAAAACTCCAAAACATCCAACCCAGTGGGAATTTGCCAAAAGTTTctaataaatccatgtga
- the LOC128015984 gene encoding uncharacterized protein LOC128015984 isoform X1, producing MWPCKVCDISLSSRYELLKHFRLKHFHYGRNCRYPCLYADCPCTFTSWKNLLSHTYQTHRKLTAANVQLTTFFCQTCACKEILTEKEYFAHVNQHLRQYETVTCMFEGCKFETNIYGTFHSHKNRKHNPYTLNDFKAGIVKLAAQSDESGSTVDESPSSSADIDFVPPLDADSEIDTSDDLPKLLEQKIAAVLLKLENIFHVPSTAIDELLDELHFLLSTVSVPVTCSSLSDFLKNKNLEVDSLIIKELADVLCKSNPLVKSIGKDGPLSTTYKRKEYFKDLLNIVEPVEFILDQKKSRTFQYIPLLQSLQQLLDCTAVLNSIISSHRTQETTDKLDNQQYRSIRDGLYFKDNTFLSGDELRICLTLYIDDFELCNPLGTSRKKHKLCSVYWILNNLPPGSHSALSSIYLTVLCKSDDVKVYGYGKILEPLLQDLCTLEEHGVFSSKLGKFVKGTVHSVVADNLGAHGLAGFVESFSGQYICRFCTAQKVDIQTRDVHSGAFLLRTKEIHEAHVKSAQETDTNCFGVKRACVLTEKLQHFHVNTGYPPDIVHDLFEGIVPSELALCFSVLISKKYFSLECLNTRIVKFPYKWSDKKNRSQVIPNSYSCKKTIGGNAHENWNLIRLLPFLVGDLIPEDELAWQVILDLKEIVELAVAPVHTDETIAYLDVKVSELGMSNFDYFHDRSSFKLTIN from the coding sequence ATGTGGCCATGCAAAgtgtgtgatatttcattatCTAGCCGGTATGAattgttaaaacattttaggcTGAAACATTTCCACTATGGTCGCAATTGCCGGTATCCCTGTCTATATGCAGATTGCCCATGTACATTCACAAGTTGGAAGAATCTTTTGAGTCACACATATCAAACACACAGGAAGTTAACAGCAGCAAATGTTCAGTTAACTACATTCTTTTGTCAGACGTGTGCATGTAAGGAAATTTTAACTGAAAAGGAATACTTTGCTCATGTAAATCAACATCTTAGGCAGTATGAAACCGTAACTTGTATGTTTGAAGGATGTAAGTTTGAGACAAACATATATGGAACATTTCACTCGCATAAAAATCGTAAACATAATCCCTACACTCTAAACGATTTTAAGGCAGGTATTGTTAAACTCGCTGCTCAGTCAGACGAATCTGGTAGTACTGTAGATGAAAGCCCCTCATCTTCTGCGGACATAGATTTTGTACCTCCGTTAGATGCAGATAGTGAAATAGATACTTCAGATGACCTGCCGAAATTATTAGAACAAAAAATAGCTGCAGTTTTGCTGAAGTTGGAAAACATTTTTCATGTGCCATCTACAGCTATTGATGAACTACTAGATGAACTACACTTCCTCTTAAGTACTGTGTCTGTGCCTGTAACTTGTAGCAgtctttcagattttttaaaaaacaaaaaccttgaaGTTGATAGCTTAATTATTAAGGAACTAGCTGATGTACTGTGTAAATCTAACCCTTTAGTAAAATCAATAGGGAAAGATGGTCCCCTTTCTACAACTTATAAGAGAAAAGAGTACTTTAAGGATTTGTTAAATATTGTTGAGCCAGTGGAGTTTATTCTGGACCAAAAAAAGAGCAGGACATTTCAGTATATCCCATTACTGCAGTCTTTACAGCAGCTACTTGATTGTACTGCAGTGTTAAACAGTATTATCAGTAGCCACAGAACACAGGAAACTACAGACAAGTTAGATAATCAGCAGTATCGCTCTATAAGAGACGGTTTGTATTTTAAGGACAACACTTTCCTGTCAGGTGATGAGTTGCGAATTTGTTTAACTTTGTACATCGATGATTTTGAGTTATGTAATCCCCTGGGTACATCGcgaaaaaaacacaaattgtgTAGTGTGTACTGGATTCTGAATAACTTGCCACCAGGCTCTCATTCAGCACTGTCTTCCATTTATTTAACGGTTTTGTGCAAAAGTGACGATGTAAAGGTATATGGCTATGGAAAAATTCTAGAGCCACTTTTACAAGACCTTTGTACTTTAGAAGAGCATGGTGTTTTCAGCTCAAAACTTGGGAAGTTTGTCAAAGGAACAGTCCATAGTGTTGTAGCGGACAATTTGGGAGCCCACGGATTGGCTGGTTTTGTAGAGAGCTTCTCTGGCCAGTATATTTGTCGATTTTGTACTGCTCAGAAAGTAGATATTCAAACAAGGGATGTTCATTCAGGTGCTTTTTTGCTTCGAACAAAAGAAATACACGAAGCACATGTAAAGTCTGCACAGGAAACTGACACAAATTGCTTTGGTGTGAAGAGAGCGTGTGTTTTAACAGAAAAACTTCAACATTTTCATGTTAACACAGGCTATCCCCCAGATATAGTGCATGACTTATTTGAGGGTATTGTCCCTTCTGAACTGGCACTATGTTTCAGTGTTCTCATCTCTAAGAAGTATTTCAGTCTTGAATGTCTTAACACACGAATCGTCAAATTTCCCTATAagtggagtgacaaaaaaaatagATCTCAAGTTATACCAAACAGCTATTCATGTAAGAAGACAATAGGTGGCAACGCCCATGAGAATTGGAATCTAATTCGATTGCTTCCATTTCTAGTAGGAGACTTGATTCCAGAGGATGAGCTTGCTTGGCAAGTGATATTAGACCTGAAGGAAATTGTAGAATTAGCTGTGGCACCAGTTCACACTGATGAGACAATTGCTTATCTTGATGTCAAAGTGTctgaactagggatgtcaaatttcgattatttccatgatcgatcgtcgtttaaattaacgatcaattaa
- the LOC128015984 gene encoding uncharacterized protein LOC128015984 isoform X2 — translation MAGPVSFRVLFGSEDDARKLTIKSGIPSSVDELSFEIKTFFGVTEQFRLQYKDVDFGNEFMNLLSISDIQDRSTLKVVYLPCEATTSTISSAPSTKDNCSTIPVTPSNISCSSSSQEPSDSASADSCSSNDTVILSSPDSRSCTWPKDFVVPRFSYCAEMQLQKGNDEFNASGTLLSLTPKLRSDILEGIAEEIIKYTAYPKDNQFEKVAEALIQTHPCLREKGTRTGCCGWKHYIKIKMMNFRTKLGRAGHPEVTVNSLKNKQKGQGKPAANIKKPRRAEVNFCPNHPRGETNDSLEVERVALLTEVKKKNNETIIKEKMQRTFSYRRQEILQEPMITEVRNRWPALFEVEEVNMEFMRITTVPLISKFIGQLDKYTDGLMKVFRHKGGCAGQKIRTIMALTTKNEDINTRRDCILRCLSVYLNEDIETLVKEYVDTESVEAESLIAQTTMGIYVIRAEGTGPEEQPSDVGVVLEGVEVLQNLPSVTLGCVMLFGLIYALNLNYPKDLKCTFEAFQKILMELDTTKLSPKVQGLKIKMLQ, via the exons ATGGCAGGACCAGTTAGCTTCAGAGTCCTGTTTGGAAGTGAAGATGATGCAAGAAAACTAACCATTAAATCCGGAATACCGTCTTCTGTGGATGAATTGTCTTTTGAAATTAAGACCTTCTTTGGAGTAACAGAGCAGTTTAGGCTTCAATACAAAGACGTAGACTTTGGAAACGAATTCATGAACCTCTTATCAATTTCTGATATTCAAGATCGCAGTACTTTGAAAGTGGTGTACTTACCTTGTGAGGCTACCACCTCCACAATATCCTCAGCTCCATCCACTAAAGATAACTGCTCCACAATCCCAGTTACTCCTTCCAATATATCTTGCAGCTCCTCATCACAAGAACCAAGTGATTCAGCATCTGCTGACTCCTGTAGCAGCAACGATACTGTCATATTGTCATCTCCTGACTCCCGGTCTTGCACTTGGCCTAAAGATTTTGTAGTGCCACGATTTTCATATTGTGCCGAGATGCAGCTCCAGAAGGGAAATGATGAATTCAATGCAAGTGGAACTCTCCTATCTCTTACGCCCAAACTCAGATCTGATATTCTTGAAGGCATTGCAGAAGAAATAATCAAGTATACAGCATATCCAAAGGACAATCAGTTTGAAAAAGTTGCTGAGGCCTTGATACAAACCCATCCATGTTTGCGTGAGAAAGGAACTCGGACTGGGTGTTGTGGATGGAAGCACTATATTAAGATAAAGATGATGAACTTCCGAACCAAGCTTGGCCGAGCTGGACACCCAGAAGTCACAGTCAACTcacttaaaaacaaacagaaaggcCAGGGAAAACCAGCTGCAAACATAAAAAAGCCACGGAGGGCAGAGGTTAATTTCTGTCCAAACCATCCGAGAGGTGAAACCAATGACAGCCTGGAGGTGGAAAGGGTTGCTCTATTGACCgaggttaaaaaaaagaataacgaGACCATTATCAAGGAAAAGATGCAGCGTACCTTCTCATACCGACGACAAGAAATTCTTCAGGAGCCAATGATTACAGAGGTCCGAAACAGATGGCCAGCATTGTTTGAAGTTGAAGAA GTCAACATGGAGTTCATGCGTATAACAACTGTTccgctgatatcaaaattcattgGTCAACTGGACAAATACACTGATGGCCTGATGAAGGTGTTCCGTCACAAAGGAGGATGTGCAGGACAGAAAATCCGCACCATAATGGCATTGACAACTAAA AATGAAGACATAAACACCAGGCGTGATTGTATCCTGAGGTGCCTAAGTGTCTACCTCAACGAAGACATCGAGACACTTGTCAAAGAATATGTG GACACTGAAAGTGTGGAGGCTGAGTCTCTCATTGCACAGACAACAATGGGCATCTATGTCATTCGAGCGGAGGGCACTGGTCCTGAAGAACAACCTTCAGATGTTGGTGTTGTTCTTGAAGGAGTTGAAGTTCTGCAAAATCTGCCAAGTGTCACACTTGGATGTGTAATGCTTTTTGGACTAATTTATGCCCTTAACTTAAACTATCCAAAGGACCTCAAGTGCACATTTGAAGCATTTCAGAAAATCCTGATGGAACTGGATACAACCAAGCTGTCGCCAAAAGTTCAGGGACTGAAAATTAAGATGCTTCAGTGA
- the LOC128015202 gene encoding odorant receptor 131-2-like: MNSSTLILLNAIPRDSFSAALTKNIVAMLVWLALSILNCSMVSTFRKHSFFYEDPRYIMFICMVINDGVQLTLVTALYVVSYAFSKILASACCPLIMTAVTTTRSTPLILAGMALECYISICFPLHYSHICTVTRTMWMIGVIFLLSLTPPITDLFITVAKEPPMFFHSSIFCDHSLLFQDRSIYYKNCVFDSVYFSFVFLTLLYTYCKIMLTARAASTDLVSAKKARNTVLLHGVQLLLCMLAFVVPSMQAPLIQLFPMYGLEIRYVNFLLVYIIPRFLSPMIYGFRDEKFRKYWLRCFVSKAHKLKPASQFSHKPG; encoded by the exons ATGAACTCCAGCACTTTGATCCTTCTGAATGCCATACCACGGGACAGCTTCAGTGCTGCTCTCACTAAAAACATTGTGGCCATGCTTGTGTGGCTGGCACTCAGTATCCTTAACTGCAGTATGGTGTCCACTTTCCGCAAGCACAGTTTCTTCTATGAAGATCCACGTTACATCATGTTTATCTGCATGGTCATTAATGATGGCGTACAACTGACACTGGTCACCGCCCTGTATGTG GTGAGTTATGCCTTCTCAAAGATTTTGGCATCCGCCTGCTGTCCATTGATCATGACCGCTGTGACGACCACACGCTCCACCCCGCTCATCCTGGCCGGCATGGCCCTGGAGTGCTACATCTCCATTTGCTTCCCCCTCCATTACAGCCACATCTGCACTGTCACACGGACCATGTGGATGATCGGAGTCATATTCCTCCTGAGTCTCACCCCTCCCATTACTGATCTTTTCATCACCGTGGCCAAAGAACCACCAATGTTCTTCCACTCATCCATTTTCTGCGATCACTCACTCCTATTCCAAGACCGTTCGATTTATTACAAGAACTGCGTGTTTGATAGTGTGTATTTCTCGTTTGTTTTCTTGACTTTGCTTTATACGTACTGTAAGATCATGCTGACAGCCCGTGCGGCCTCCACTGACCTGGTGTCAGCCAAGAAGGCCCGTAACACAGTGTTACTCCACGGGGTTCAGCTGCTGCTGTGCATGCTGGCGTTTGTCGTGCCGTCCATGCAGGCTCCGCTCATACAACTGTTTCCAATGTACGGCCTAGAGATCCGTTATGTTAATTTTCTTCTGGTCTACATAATCCCACGATTTCTCAGTCCTATGATTTATGGATTCAGGGATGAGAAGTTTCGCAAGTATTGGCTCAGGTGCTTTGTCTCTAAAGCACACAAACTAAAGCCAGCCAGCCAGTTCTCTCATAAGCCTGGATGA
- the LOC128015203 gene encoding odorant receptor 131-2-like, with protein sequence MNSTIQKDQFYDSFIKNFISVVFSLIINYINGTFVLVFFKSSIFYSDPRYILYTHLVINDMIMLSISVGLQVTTYAVGPFSLSVCCVVLFVTVIVTKNSPLNLACMAIERYIAICKPLHHPQICTVRRTYMLIWFIWILSAVPAFSDIFITLSTRTESFFSTAVLCHMVIIRNTWQHVVNDTVSNVVYLLFVWITLIVTYFKVLSAANAASADRVSARKGRNTILLHGGQLLLCMMSYITPLLSTVLVDLFPQSRTTILFILFLFSNVLPRLLSPLIYGLRDKQFAERVKVYFCCKKTQIIRVT encoded by the coding sequence ATGAACAGCACCATTCAGAAAGATCAGTTTTATGACTCCTTCATCAAGAACTTTATTAGTGTAGTCTTCAGCCTAATCATCAACTATATCAATGGGACATTTGTGCTTGTCTTCTTCAAAAGTTCTATTTTCTATAGTGACCCAAGATACATTTTATACACCCATTTGGTAATCAATGACATGATAATGCTGTCCATTTCTGTGGGCTTACAAGTCACAACATATGCTGTGGGTCCCTTCAGTCTCTCagtttgttgtgttgttttatttgttaCCGTTATAGTCACCAAGAACTCTCCACTGAATCTGGCCTGCATGGCAATAGAGCGTTACATCGCCATTTGCAAGCCACTACATCACCCACAAATATGTACAGTTCGCAGGACATACATGCTCATCTGGTTCATATGGATTCTGTCAGCAGTGCCGGCTTTCAGTGATATATTCATTACATTATCAACTCGTACAGAAAGCTTTTTCTCTACTGCCGTTTTATGTCACATGGTGATCATTCGCAACACCTGGCAACACGTAGTCAATGATACTGTGTCAAATGTTGTGTATTTGTTATTTGTGTGGATTACACTGATTGTCACCTACTTTAAGGTTCTTTCTGCAGCAAACGCTGCGAGTGCAGATCGAGTGTCTGCTAGAAAGGGCCGGAACACGATACTGCTGCACGGAGGTCAGCTTTTACTGTGTATGATGTCCTACATCACCCCACTCCTCAGTACAGTGCTTGTAGATCTTTTTCCCCAGAGTCGAACAACCATTCTgtttattctgtttttgttttcaaatgttcTACCAAGGTTACTAAGCCCACTGATCTACGGGTTAAGAGATAAACAATTTGCTGAGCGTGTGAAAGtgtatttttgttgcaaaaaGACACAGATAATACGAGTGACCTAA